From the Halalkalicoccus sp. CGA53 genome, one window contains:
- a CDS encoding DUF4212 domain-containing protein, giving the protein MTAETDPDEEVATDGGLSDVQRERQIDYLDVEINLLKPATPFMRDHNRAILTGFVAWAIIVFGPITATRIAPDLMTQSMPVLGFPLHYFLIAIGAPTGALLLSVWYARKRDKIDEKYGIEQMAAPEPEGADAAEGAAATDGGVDE; this is encoded by the coding sequence ATGACGGCCGAGACCGACCCGGACGAGGAGGTGGCGACCGACGGCGGGCTCTCGGACGTCCAGCGAGAGCGCCAGATCGACTACCTCGACGTGGAGATCAACCTGCTGAAGCCCGCGACGCCGTTCATGCGCGATCACAACCGGGCGATCCTGACCGGCTTCGTCGCCTGGGCGATCATCGTCTTCGGACCGATCACGGCGACGCGGATCGCCCCCGACCTGATGACACAGAGCATGCCGGTGCTCGGCTTCCCGCTTCACTACTTCCTGATCGCGATCGGTGCGCCGACCGGCGCGCTGTTGCTCTCGGTCTGGTACGCCCGAAAACGCGACAAGATCGACGAGAAGTACGGTATCGAGCAGATGGCGGCGCCCGAACCCGAGGGTGCCGACGCCGCCGAGGGCGCGGCGGCCACTGACGGGGGTGTCGACGAGTGA
- a CDS encoding bacterio-opsin activator domain-containing protein translates to MADESPPDARQLNRWEYRRLLDAAGTYRETVVCRLAGEVGLRPAEMTRLVPADLTEARTDPSRYLLAVSGDRERTAYVPPSVAREIERYANSGGIDGDDPLLQVSPRRVQMLIGEVAARAAVRTGDESFERVSSRDLRRFFAKTLLCEIGVDPRTVKAVGGWRSLDSLDASLPEPTPETTIRAFDRQPEVVGGPRVSVGSPPGDGALATAIGDSEHTTALVTDGRGTVRRCVGSRPTLGYAPEELFGRSLSTLTRNGGPIAPGDGSTDGRWLRRKDGSDVYARIEVAHARDGERTLLLTDLSEERRRHDALRTDRDRLRRRVELSERIQSIGAALFEAGDREAIETEVCEGLSAEYEYAWIVGRSLSTSRPEPTAVAGIDSDGPSSVTDALSGTYAAVLGEVETRLADGIGDGDRVLVAPVASGETVQGTLCVASRHAFEPWERDRLELLGRLLSAALATHRRRTLALSDVVVELELECTDERSFLVSLSRVLDCDVRLRSVVPVEESSLLAYAVVTDAAPAEVVSHAVESRGVTDQRLVDQRADESLLEFTFAGESPALTLTEYGASVQKVAVSEGRMRIVADCARDTDVRVLVDGLSLHFPDSSFVGKREVERTDRTAGEFGSRVTDRLTDRQATSLEAAYFGGYFDWPRGSTAEEVADAMGITSPTLHNHLRKGQRTLLEAVFEREGLDS, encoded by the coding sequence ATGGCCGACGAGAGCCCGCCCGACGCCCGGCAGTTGAACCGGTGGGAGTACCGTCGTCTCCTTGACGCGGCCGGGACCTACCGCGAGACGGTCGTCTGTCGGCTCGCGGGCGAGGTCGGACTCAGACCCGCCGAGATGACGCGCCTCGTTCCGGCGGACCTCACCGAGGCGCGGACCGACCCCTCGCGCTACCTCCTCGCGGTGTCCGGTGACCGGGAGCGGACCGCGTACGTCCCGCCGTCGGTCGCCCGGGAGATCGAGCGCTACGCGAACTCGGGGGGGATCGACGGGGACGACCCGCTCCTCCAGGTCTCCCCCCGGCGGGTGCAGATGCTGATCGGGGAGGTCGCCGCCCGCGCGGCGGTTCGGACGGGCGACGAATCGTTCGAGAGGGTCTCCTCTCGCGATCTCCGCCGGTTTTTCGCGAAGACGCTTCTCTGCGAAATCGGGGTCGATCCGCGGACGGTCAAGGCGGTCGGGGGCTGGCGCAGCCTCGACTCGCTCGACGCCTCGCTGCCGGAGCCGACACCGGAGACGACGATCCGAGCGTTCGACCGCCAGCCGGAGGTCGTCGGGGGACCCCGGGTTTCGGTTGGCTCGCCCCCCGGGGATGGTGCGCTCGCGACGGCGATCGGCGACAGCGAACACACGACGGCCCTCGTCACGGACGGGCGCGGAACGGTGCGTCGGTGTGTCGGCTCCAGACCAACCCTCGGCTACGCTCCGGAGGAGCTGTTCGGCCGGTCGCTCTCGACGCTCACCCGGAACGGCGGGCCGATCGCCCCCGGGGACGGCTCGACGGACGGACGGTGGCTCCGCCGGAAGGACGGCTCCGACGTCTACGCACGGATCGAGGTCGCCCACGCGCGAGACGGCGAGCGAACGCTGTTACTGACCGATCTGAGCGAGGAGCGACGGCGACACGACGCCCTCCGGACCGACCGGGATCGACTCCGTCGCCGGGTCGAACTCTCCGAGCGGATCCAGTCGATCGGGGCGGCGCTCTTCGAGGCCGGCGACCGCGAGGCGATCGAGACCGAGGTGTGCGAGGGGCTCTCCGCGGAGTACGAGTACGCCTGGATCGTCGGCCGGTCGCTCTCGACGAGTCGCCCCGAACCGACGGCGGTCGCCGGGATCGACTCCGACGGCCCCTCGTCGGTGACGGACGCGCTCTCCGGGACGTACGCCGCCGTGCTCGGGGAGGTCGAAACCCGGCTCGCGGACGGGATCGGCGACGGGGATCGGGTACTGGTCGCCCCGGTCGCCTCCGGCGAGACGGTTCAGGGCACGCTCTGTGTGGCTTCGAGGCACGCGTTCGAGCCCTGGGAGCGCGACCGGCTCGAACTCCTCGGGCGGCTGCTCTCGGCAGCGCTCGCGACGCACCGGCGGCGGACGCTCGCCCTCTCGGACGTGGTCGTCGAACTCGAACTGGAGTGTACCGACGAGCGATCGTTCCTCGTCTCGCTCTCGCGTGTGCTCGACTGCGACGTGCGGCTCCGATCGGTCGTCCCCGTCGAGGAGTCGTCGCTGCTCGCCTACGCGGTCGTCACGGACGCGGCTCCCGCCGAGGTGGTCTCGCACGCGGTCGAGAGCCGGGGGGTCACCGATCAGCGACTTGTCGACCAGCGGGCGGACGAGTCGCTCCTCGAGTTCACGTTCGCCGGCGAGTCACCGGCGCTGACGCTCACCGAGTACGGTGCGAGCGTCCAAAAGGTCGCCGTCAGCGAGGGTCGGATGCGGATCGTCGCGGACTGCGCCCGTGACACCGACGTCAGGGTACTGGTCGACGGCCTCTCGCTTCACTTCCCGGACTCCTCGTTCGTCGGCAAGCGCGAGGTCGAACGGACCGACCGGACCGCGGGGGAGTTCGGGAGTCGAGTGACCGACCGCCTGACCGACCGACAGGCGACCTCGCTCGAGGCGGCGTACTTCGGGGGCTACTTCGACTGGCCCCGTGGCTCCACCGCCGAGGAGGTCGCCGACGCCATGGGGATCACCTCTCCGACGCTGCACAACCACCTCAGGAAGGGCCAGCGGACGCTGCTCGAGGCGGTCTTCGAGCGCGAGGGCCTAGACAGTTAG
- the acs gene encoding acetate--CoA ligase, producing the protein MAEDDTPESGELEARLVEQDAFDPPESFTEQANVSDPGIYERFEEEWPACWEEAADLLDWETEHDTVLDDSNEPFYEWFVGGELNASYNCLDRHLEAGRGDEAAIEWVGEPTDETRTYTYEELHREVNEFAAALRELGVDEDDVVTVYLPMVPELPIAMLSCARIGAPHSVVFAGFSADALATRMNAADSEYLITCDGYYRRGDALDHLSKSNKGLSNVDHGTTTVVVDRLGDELDHDLDEGQHDYADLVAEQSGAEVEPVTRDAEDMLFIMYTSGTTGTPKGVKHTTGGYLSYAAWTSHAVLDVKPEDTYWCAADIGWITGHSYIVYGPLALGTTTLMYEGTPDYPDRDRLWEIADEYDATQLYTAPTAIRAFMKWGAEYPDRHDLSSLRLLGTVGEPINPRAWKWYYTHIGNEECPVVDTWWQTETGGMMITTLPGIGTMKPGSAGPPLPGIGAQVVDVSGEPVEEGAGYLTVNRPWPGMLRTLYKNDERFLSEYWEEYSDPDSDSWIYFPEDGAKVDSDGYITILGRVDDVINVSGHRLGTMEIESAIVGVPGVAEAAVVGGTHELKGEAVYAYVITEEGHEDDESLREQIVEGVEDAIGPIARPEEVIFTPELPKTRSGKIMRRLLEDIANGEELGDTSTLRNPEVVSDIESKVRGE; encoded by the coding sequence ATGGCAGAGGACGACACACCGGAGTCGGGAGAGCTCGAGGCACGGCTCGTCGAACAGGACGCGTTCGACCCGCCGGAATCGTTCACGGAGCAGGCGAACGTGAGCGACCCGGGGATCTACGAGCGATTCGAGGAGGAGTGGCCGGCGTGCTGGGAGGAGGCGGCCGACTTACTCGACTGGGAGACGGAGCACGACACCGTTCTCGACGACTCGAACGAACCGTTCTACGAGTGGTTCGTCGGCGGCGAGCTCAACGCCTCGTACAACTGTCTCGACCGACACCTCGAGGCGGGACGGGGCGACGAGGCCGCGATCGAGTGGGTCGGCGAGCCGACCGACGAGACGCGGACGTACACGTACGAGGAGCTCCACCGCGAGGTCAACGAGTTCGCGGCGGCCCTGCGAGAGCTCGGCGTCGACGAGGACGACGTCGTCACCGTCTACCTCCCGATGGTTCCCGAACTTCCCATCGCGATGCTTTCGTGTGCGCGGATCGGCGCGCCACACTCGGTGGTGTTCGCGGGCTTTTCGGCGGACGCGCTCGCGACGCGGATGAACGCCGCCGACAGCGAGTACCTGATCACGTGTGACGGCTACTACCGCCGCGGCGACGCGCTCGATCACCTCTCGAAGTCGAACAAGGGGCTCTCGAACGTCGACCACGGGACGACGACGGTCGTCGTCGATCGGCTGGGCGACGAACTGGACCACGACCTCGACGAGGGTCAGCACGACTACGCCGATCTGGTCGCCGAGCAGTCGGGCGCGGAGGTCGAACCCGTCACCAGAGACGCGGAGGACATGCTGTTCATCATGTACACGTCGGGGACGACGGGTACCCCGAAGGGCGTGAAACACACCACGGGTGGCTATCTCTCGTACGCGGCGTGGACCAGTCATGCAGTACTGGACGTGAAGCCCGAGGACACCTACTGGTGTGCGGCGGACATCGGGTGGATAACGGGCCACTCCTACATCGTCTACGGGCCGCTCGCGCTCGGCACCACCACCCTGATGTACGAGGGGACGCCGGACTACCCCGACCGCGACCGCCTCTGGGAGATCGCCGACGAGTACGACGCGACACAGCTCTACACGGCACCGACGGCGATCCGTGCGTTCATGAAGTGGGGTGCGGAGTACCCCGACCGACACGACCTCTCGTCGCTGCGCCTTCTAGGAACCGTGGGCGAGCCGATCAACCCACGCGCGTGGAAGTGGTACTACACGCACATCGGGAACGAGGAGTGTCCGGTCGTCGACACCTGGTGGCAGACCGAAACGGGAGGAATGATGATCACCACCCTCCCCGGGATCGGGACGATGAAACCCGGCTCCGCCGGGCCGCCGCTGCCCGGGATCGGAGCGCAGGTCGTCGACGTCTCCGGCGAGCCGGTCGAGGAGGGTGCGGGCTACCTCACGGTGAACAGACCCTGGCCGGGGATGCTCCGGACGCTCTATAAGAACGACGAGCGCTTTCTCTCCGAGTACTGGGAAGAGTACTCCGACCCCGACTCCGACAGCTGGATCTACTTCCCCGAGGACGGTGCGAAGGTCGATTCCGACGGGTACATCACGATCCTCGGACGGGTCGACGACGTGATCAACGTTTCGGGGCACCGGCTGGGGACGATGGAGATCGAGTCGGCGATCGTCGGGGTTCCCGGGGTGGCGGAGGCCGCCGTCGTCGGAGGCACCCACGAGCTGAAGGGCGAGGCGGTCTACGCCTACGTCATCACGGAGGAGGGCCACGAGGACGACGAGAGCCTCAGAGAGCAGATCGTCGAGGGCGTCGAGGACGCGATCGGCCCGATCGCGCGGCCCGAGGAGGTGATCTTCACGCCGGAGCTGCCGAAGACGCGCTCCGGGAAGATCATGCGTCGGCTGCTCGAGGACATCGCGAACGGCGAGGAACTCGGCGACACGAGCACGCTTCGCAACCCCGAGGTCGTCTCGGACATCGAGTCGAAGGTCAGGGGCGAGTGA